One Aegilops tauschii subsp. strangulata cultivar AL8/78 chromosome 7, Aet v6.0, whole genome shotgun sequence genomic window carries:
- the LOC141027476 gene encoding uncharacterized protein, with amino-acid sequence MAEEPSAKRHHGEPSDKSSNLVNVHVPGEKREYTRTLTAVELHGKETLEIVCTSKPDKADEVMGRLGMKGGGLYPSFIGVDVEFTSDDEPPQMAAVLQLCVEELCLVYHIAAATKWPKRLKDFLQEEKLYTFVGFSIGGDKRMLNKSGLEINPNNFIDMQRKWKDPKTSKYYDSLADVAGGVIHPFYNGMKKKMDKGEHKLWGTSPLPDNLITYAGIDAYATYKSWKTIDNIVTGWDISKEQEADPYYHCNFAG; translated from the exons ATGGCGGAGGAACCGTCCGCCAAGCGTCATCATGGCGAGCCGTCGGACAAGAGCAGCAACCTCGTCAACGTTCACGTCCCCGGCGAGAAGCGCGAGTACACCAGAACCCTCACAGCGGTTGAGCTCCATGGCAAAGAGACGCTGGAGATCGTCTGCACCAGCAAACCAGACAAGGCCGACGAGGTGATGGGCAGGCTCGGGATGAAGGGCGGCGGATTGTATCCGAGCTTCATCGGAGTTGATGTGGAGTTCACTAGCGACGATGAACCTCCACAGATGGCGGCAGTCCTGCAGTTGTGCGTCGAGGAACTCTGCTTGGTGTACCACATCGCAGCAGCCACAAAATG GCCCAAGCGCCTCAAAGACTTCCTGCAGGAGGAGAAATTGTACACATTTGTCGGTTTCAGCATTGGAGGTGACAAGCGGATGCTGAACAAGTCTGGTTTGGAGATCAACCCCAACAACTTCATTGACATGCAGCGCAAGTGGAAAGATCCAAAGACCAGCAAATACTACGACTCCTTGGCCGATGTTGCAGGCGGCGTAATCCACCCATTCTACAACggcatgaagaagaagatggacaaGGGAGAACACAAACTGTGGGGGACCAGCCCGCTGCCAGACAACCTCATCACATATGCAGGAATAGATGCGTACGCCACGTACAAGTCATGGAAGACAATCGACAACATCGTGACAGGTTGGGATATTTCAAAAGAGCAGGAGGCTGACCCCTACTACCACTGCAACTTCGCGGGATGA